A single window of Alosa alosa isolate M-15738 ecotype Scorff River chromosome 11, AALO_Geno_1.1, whole genome shotgun sequence DNA harbors:
- the si:ch211-127m7.2 gene encoding uncharacterized protein si:ch211-127m7.2 — protein sequence MANKQRELPSWMGRMRKEGDCFTKKVTTKAKKKLSPRMTVYLLNERELVQSALVFGDVEDRICKGLSEKVFKTDLPEDRIQEGINSCEQGAFDLMCARTCISEAWLDTADLETLPYGSNDQGHKSGNENCVTSILTEHPDTPSDDDALKLVREIFFK from the exons ATGGCTAACAAACAACGAGAACTCCCATCCTGGATGGGAAGGATGCGTAAAGAAGGCGACTGCTTCACCAAAAAAGTTACAACTAAAGCAAAAAAGAAGCTCTCTCCGAG GATGACGGTCTATCTTCTGAATGAACGTGAACTCGTGCAAAGCGCTCTCGTCTTCGGGGACGTGGAAGACCGAATATGTAAAGGACTTTCAGAAAAG GTATTCAAAACGGATCTTCCAGAAGACAGAATACAAGAAGGAATCAActcttgtgagcagggtgcCTTTGATTTAATGTGTGCAAGGACATGCATTTCAGAAGCATGGTTGGACACCGCAGACCTAGAGACTCTCCCTTATGGTAGTAATGACCAGGGGCACAAATCAGGCAATGAGAACTGTGTAACCAGTATTTTGACAGAGCATCCTGATACTCCATCTGATGATGATGCTTTGAAGCTTGTGAGGGAGATTTTTTTCAAATGA